In Fusarium oxysporum Fo47 chromosome IX, complete sequence, the following proteins share a genomic window:
- a CDS encoding fungal-specific transcription factor domain-containing protein — protein MRADVGSLGTDQASNALGSWTDLDLFDFGANACDPSWLVGESFDINALTSSISATGSPWGYGEAPANVAQIQTKEASDEAHGTHGSITDNNIRARVRNRWHTRPVVESAYPYALKNSENLHQVDEAYRAGLSFRLRPCLQDDVLPSADFLNTCIKLYFAKFQPIFPIVHAPSFRPSSENALLLLSICSLGALFVGSSVAAARGRAIFMKLNKAILASWEVYLYRGGREALAVAQAVVLGQTFGMLSGNPNDLLLTESFHGTIIAWARQAGMFKVKDSLQEAGLQDPDDLETAWRSWSQTEETVRVLAALHIHDSEFAAIFHHEPFLRHETERLPRCCSDQLFVASTATQWHLMIKSLQSSPSSSEPQDHASVGTTVSSNTHASMNAYVLLAGHSAAIREARCATFTESMIVDFRRRLTTWYEAYLPSIRHPSRDPHCLLVLWHETFMSLYVSFDLLERVIGREGPSIRDGDLARIRGWVVEPEGQSCVIHAMLIYKRLQALPISTEPAIHVPRALFYAGLVAYCYAKFRPPEASHSDIDIPELRSSDLGLMSARNSAEPSTTNFRQFDSTTLYNITDLLYRQGHWELSRRFASILEAPIEDLADSTVSNHKVN, from the exons ATGCGAGCGGACGTCGGCTCTCTCGGCACCGATCAAGCGTCCAATGCCTTGGGAAGCTGGACAGATCTGGATTTGTTCGATTTTGGGGCCAATGCCTGTGATCCATCTTGGCTGGTAGGGGAAAGTTTCGATATCAATGCTCTGACGTCCTCCATCTCGGCAACGGGTTCGCCATGGGGATATGGCGAAGCTCCAGCAAACGTCGCGCAAATCCAGACAAAGGAAGCTTCGGATGAGGCTCATGGCACACACGGGTCGATCACCGACAACAATATCCGAGCTCGAGTACGAAACAGATGGCACACGCGACCAGTCGTCGAATCGGCGTATCCTTACGCACTCAAGAATTCGGAGAACTTACATCAGGTAGACGAGGCATATCGAGCCGGTCTTTCATTTCGACTTCGTCCTtgtcttcaagatgatgtTCTACCATCTGCTGACTTTTTG AATACATGCATCAAGTTGTACTTTGCTAAATTCCAGCCCATCTTCCCCATCGTGCACGCGCCCTCGTTTCGACCCTCGTCAGAGAATGCTCTTCTACTCTTATCTATCTGCTCCTTAGGCGCTCTGTTTGTGGGATCTAGCGTCGCTGCTGCTCGTGGTCGGGCTATCTTCATGAAGCTGAACAAGGCAATTTTGGCATCG TGGGAAGTCTATCTCTACCGAGGTGGGCGCGAAGCGTTGGCTGTAGCGCAAGCCGTTGTTCTAGGCCAGACATTTGGGATGCTCTCCGGTAATCCAAACGATCTGCTTCTGACTGAAAGCTTCCACGGTACTATCATCGCATGGGCCCGCCAAGCTGGGATGTTTAAAGTCAAAGATTCTCTACAGGAGGCCGGCCTTCAGGACCCAGACGATCTGGAAACTGCATGGAGATCATGGTCCCAAACAGAGGAAACTGTCCGAGTGCTGGCGGCGTTGCACATTCATGACTCGGAGTTCGCAGCTATTTTTCACCACGAACCATTTCTACGCCATGAAACGGAAAGATTACCGCGTTGTTGCTCAGATCAGCTGTTCGTTGCCTCTACAGCTACTCAATGGCATCTGATGATTAAGTCTCTACAGTCTTCTCCGTCTTCAAGCGAGCCACAAGATCACGCTTCTGTAGGCACGACTGTATCGTCGAACACCCACGCTTCCATGAACGCTTACGTCCTGCTTGCCGGCCATAGCGCGGCGATACGTGAAGCGCGGTGTGCAACATTTACCGAGTCAATGATTGTAGACTTTAGACGCCGTTTAACAACCTGGTACGAAGCATATCTTCCAAGCATCCGCCATCCGAGTCGCGACCCCCACTGCCTCCTGGTGCTCTGGCACGAGACATTCATGTCGCTATACGTATCCTTCGACTTGCTTGAGCGTGTGATAGGTCGTGAGGGGCCATCGATAAGGGATGGAGACCTCGCACGTATCCGCGGTTGGGTGGTTGAGCCGGAGGGACAGAGTTGTGTCATTCACGCAATGCTCATCTACAAGCGCCTACAAGCCCTGCCTATCAGTACGGAACCAGCTATCCATGTCCCAAGGGCGTTGTTCTATGCAGGACTGGTTGCGTACTGTTATGCTAAGTTCCGGCCACCCGAAGCTTCCCACAGCGATATTGATATTCCCGAACTGCGATCGAGCGATCTTGGACTTATGTCGGCTCGGAACTCGGCGGAGCCATCCACAACCAACTTTCGCCAATTCGATTCGACCACATTGTATAATATCACTGACCTTCTCTATCGCCAAGGGCATTGGGAGCTGTCCCGCAGATTTGCCTCGATTCTAGAGGCGCCAATAGAGGACCTCGCAGACTCCACAGTTAGCAATCACAAAGTCAATTAG